The genomic interval GGAGCGCCCCGGGCTTCATCCGCCCGAGCTGCGCCGCGTCGACCATGCCCGCCGTCTCGGGCGTCAGCGGGCAGTGCAGCGACACGACGTCGGCTCCGGCGAACAGCGCGTCCCGCCCGACCCAACGCACCGGGACCGCGGCGTCGCGGCGGGTGCGGCTGTGCACGAGCAGGTCCATCCCGAAGGCGTGGCCGATCTCCGCCACCCGCCGGCCGATGTCGCCGAAGCCGACGACGCCCAGGGTCCGCCCCGCGAGCTCGGTCAGCGGGGCGACGCTGAAGGTGAAGTCCGCTCCGCCCGACCACCGCCCCGCCTCGACCGCGTCCGCGTGCTCGCGGACCCGGTTGGCGAAGCCGAGCACCAGCGCGAAGACGTGCTGAGCGACCGAGTCGGTGGAGTAGGCCGGGGCGTTGCAGACGGTGATGCCGCGCCCGCGTGCCGCGTCGAGGTCGACGGCGTTGGTGCCGGTGGACAAGAGAGCGATCAGCCCACAGGCGTCGAAGGCCTCGCCGGCGAGCGCTCCCGCGTCGAGGAAGGTCTTGTTGAGGACGACGACCTCCGCGCCGCGGACCCGCGCCGGCACCGCGGCCGGCGGCGTGCGGTCGTGCACGGTCACCGGCCCGATCGCCTCCAGCGGCGCCCAGGTGGGCCCGCCGGCCTCCCCGGGCACGACGGTGGTGATCCCGTCGAGCACCACGATCCGCGGGCTCTGGCTCATGCCCCCAACCTACCGGTGGGCCGCACCCGGTAGCGTGCCTCCGATGAAGGTTGCCGTCGCCGCGGATCATGGAGGCTTCTCCCACAAGCAGCGGGTCGTGGAGATCGTGCGCGCCGCCGGTCACGAAGCGGTCGACCTGGGCGCGCACGAACTCGACCCCGCCGACGATTACCCCGATTTCGCCGAACGCGTGGGCCGGGCGATCCAGCGGGGCGAGGCCGAGCGGGCGATCCTGCTGTGCGGCTCGGGCGTGGGCGCCTGCATCGCGGCCAACAAGCTCGACGGGGTCCGCGCGTCGGTCTGCCACGACGTCTACTCCGCCCACCAGGGCGTGGAGCACGACGACATGAACGTGCTGTGCCTGGGCGCTCGGATCATCGGGCCGGCCCTCCTGGACGACCTCGTCGAGGCGTTCCTGAAGGCGGAGCTCGCCGCGGGCGAGCGCTTCCGACGCCGGCTGGACAAGGTGGCGGCGCTCGAAGCGGCACGATGACGCGCCCCGAGGAGGCCGCGCCCGGGCGCTAGCGCGGCCGCCGCGTCAACGGCCCAGCTCGGCGAGCGACGCCCGCAGGGCGTCGATGGCGAGCAGGCCCGAGGCGGTCGGCCCGATCGGCAGGCGGGCGTCATGGAAGGCCAGCCGCAGCCCGCCGACGGCATTCCGCGGCGAGCGGGCGTAGTAGAGGGACGGCCCGTCCATCGCCAGCTGCGCGAGGAAGCCGGCGGCGGAGCCGGCGCTGATCAGCAGGCCCGAGCGTGCCGCGTCCGCGGGGGTCGCCTCGCCGGATCCGAAGCCCGTGAGCCCCAGGCTGAGGAACTGCAGCAGCGGCGCGGTCGTCCAGGTGGGATCGGCATGGCCACCCGGCGGCGGCGGCCGCAGCAGGAAGCCGCCGAGCACGTCGGCGGGCGCATCGACCGGACGCTGCACCACCTGCCGCTCCTGCAGGACCGGCAGCACGGCCTCGAGGACGCCCCGCCGGCGAGCGGCTTCCCCGGCCGGGACCAGGCCGCGCTCGACGAGCGCCGGCGTCACCTCAGCGGCGGCCCGGGCGACCCAGGGCAGCGAGAAGCCGGCGCCCACGACGGCGCCGTCGCCCTCCGCCCAGACGGCGTCGAGCACCTCTGCGCCCGCCGCCACCTGCGCCTCGTCGGCCGCCGCGAGCCCGTGCAGACCCAGCGCGTACCCGGCCATCGCGCGGACCGTCAGCGACACCCCGGCCGTCGGGGTGCCGTCCGCGGCCGGCCTCCGGCTCACCGCGCCGCCGCCGCAGCGGGCCAGCAGCTCCGCGGCGAAGCGACGGCTGATCGGGTCCGCCTCGCCCCCTCGGGTCGCGAGGCGGGCGAGCGTCAGCAGCGCGGCGGGGGCGGGATCCAGCGCCACCTCCGGCGCGGGCCCAGCGGCGTCGTCGCCCACGCCCAGGGCGCGGCGGGCCTCCTCGGGCGGCATGTCCAGAGCGGCGGCGATCTCCTCGAGGTAGCCCGGCACGCGGCTGGAAACGCGGGCCGGCGGCGGGCGATCCTCCGCGGCGGCGAGCTCGGCGTTGAGCCGGTCGTGCTCGGCGAGGGCGAGGCAGCCCAGCGCCGCGTCCTGGAGGTCCGCCAGCGAGGGATCGAAGCGGCCGCGGGCGGGCAGCCAGGTGCCGCGGACCGGACCGGCGGGCGGGTAGTGCCGCTCCAGGTGCCCCGCGAGGCGGTCGGCGAGGTCCTCCACCGTCGCGGCGTCGAGCCTGTGGCGCGGCAGCGGCACGTTCCCGCGCTCCAGCACCGCCACGGCGGCGCCCCGCGCCGGCCGCACGGCGTGCACCACCCGGAACCGGAACAGCGGCGCCCCGCCCGGCCGCCCCGGGGTGTCCGCCTCCGCCAGCGGGAGGCCCAGCGCCAGGGCCACCCGGTTGAGCTGGAGGCGCGGCCGGAGGTTCTGCGCCAGCGTGGTCGCCGGCCACTCCGCCGCGGGCGCCTCCCGCGCGTCCCCGGACAGCGCCATGAGCCCGTGGTAGCCGGGCACGAAGCGGTCGACCGGCCCCGCCGCCGGATCGCCCGCCGCCGGAGCCACCACCGCCTCCGCGCCGAAGGCGACCTGCACGTCCGCCTGGATCCGGTCCGCCACCTCCGGGAGCCGCGGGACCGCGCCGACGCCTTCCAGCGTCGGCCGCCGGCCCTGCTCCCGCGCCCGGGCCGCGGCCTCGGTGAGCCAGCCGGCGGCCGCGCGGAAGGCCTCGACGCCCGCCTCCTGCGTCAGCGCGTACGTGTCCGCCGGCGCGTCGTCCGGCCGGCCGTCCCGCACGTCCGCGAGCCGCGGCCGGAGCACCTCCGGCCGCACCCAGGCCGTGCCCGTGCCCAGCAGCACGCCGTCGCTCCGCAGCGTCACCCGCACCCCGAGCACCCCCGCCGCCTCGAAGCCCCGCTCCCGCTGCGCGTCGATCGCCCCCTCGGCCAGCCAGCGCTCCACCCGCCGCTGCAGCTGCAGGCCCAGGGCCGCATCCGGTCGCGGCGGGGGGAGCGGCGCGGCGGCCGGCGGCGACGCCTCCGCCTCCGGGAGCGCCGGGCCACCCGCCTGCGCCCCCGCGAGCGGGGCGGGGGCCGCCAGCAGCAGGCAGAGCAGTCCGGTCGGGAGGATCGTGCGGGATCGGGGGAATCGGGGCATCGGGTGCATCATCGGGTGGGGCGCCGCCGCGCGTCGGCCTTGCTCCCCGGCGGGCGGATCGGAGGCTGGTGGCATGACCCTCCGCACGCTCTTCGCCCCCGCGGCTTGGGCCGCCCGCCACGCCGCCCGCCACCCGCGGCGGCTGAAGATCGTTCTGCTGGCGGTGGCGACGTACCTCGCGCTCTGCTGAGGGCCGCGGGGCGTCCGTACGCTCGGCGGGTGCCTCCAGGTTCCCCCCCGCCAGCGCCGGCGTCGATGCTCCGGACCGAAGACCTCGGCGTCTGCCCCTACGAGGAGGCCCTGCGGATCCAGCGGGCCGCTCACGCCGAAGTCGCCGCCGGCGGCCCCGAGCGGCTGCTGCTCGTCGAGCACCCCGCCGTGATCACCCTCAGCCGGCGCCGCGGCGTGCGCCGGAACCTGCTGGTCTCGGAGGACTGCCTCGCCACGCGCCGCATCGACCTGCAGGAGACCGACCGCGGCGGCGACGTCACCGCGCACGGCCCCGGCCAGCAGGTCGTCTACCCGATCCTCCGGCTCGCGGACCACCGGCTGAACCTCTCCCGCTACATGCGGCTGCTCGAGGAGGCGGCCATCGCCACCGCCGCCGCCTTCGGCGTCGCCGCCCACCGCGAGGCCGGCGCCACCGGGGTGTGGGTCGCCCGCCCGGGGAGCCGCGGCGGCGAGGTGCAACCGACCGCGAAGCTCTGCGCCCTGGGCGTCCGGATCGCCAAGAACACCACCCTCCACGGCCTCGCCTTCAACGTCCGCACCGACCTGGGCATCTTCGCGTTGATCGACCCCTGCGGCCTCGGCGGGCGGCCGGTGACCTCCTTGCTCGACCTGCTCGGCGACGCCTGCCCGGGGATGGACGAGGTCCGCGAGGCGCTGGTCGGGGCCCTCGTGGACGCCCTCGCCGCCGCGGACCGCGGCGGATCCGGGCCGTTGCCGCCCGCGGTCCGCGGCGATAGGCTGCCCGCGTGATCGCCGCGCTGCTCCTCGCCCTACCGCCCGCCACGCCGGCCTGACCCCGAACGGGCCCGGCCGGCCGTGGCAAGCCGTCACGCCGGCCGGCCGCCGCGAACCCGCTCGCCCGCGAGCAACGTTGCCCCGCCGGTCCCGGCGGGGTGCTGTCGTTCACGCCCCGGCCGGGCCCGTCCCCAGAAGAAGAGCCTCCCATGGAAGCCTCCCCCGCCCCCTCCGTCAAGATCTTCGACACCACCCTGCGCGACGGCGAGCAGTCGCCGGGCGCGTCGCTGGACCTCCGCGAGAAGCTGGAGATCGCTCGGCAGCTCGAGAAGCTCGGCGTCGACGTCATCGAGGCCGGCTTCCCGATCACCTCCGACGGCGACTTCGAGGCCGTCCGCGCGATCGCCGACGAGCTGACCGGGCCGGTGGTCTGCGGGCTGGCCCGCTGCGTGGAGGCCGACATCGACCGCGCCGGCGAGGCGGTCCGCGGAGCCAGAGGCGGGGCGAGGATCCACGTCTTCTGCGCCACCTCCAAGATCCACCGCGAGCACAAGCTGCGGAAAGGCACCGCCGAGATCGTCGCGCTCTCGCGTCGCTCCATCGAGCGGGCCCGCGGCTTCGTCGACGACGTGGAGTTCAGCCCCGAGGACGCCAGCCGCACCGAACCGGAGGTGCTGGTGGAGATCTGCGCCGCCGCCATCGAGGCCGGCGCCACCACGCTGAACCTGCCCGACACCGTCGGCTACGCGGTGCCCGCGGAGTACGGCCGCATCTTCGCGATGCTCCGGGCGCAGCTGCCGCAGATCGACCGCGACGGCGTCGTGCTCTCCTGCCACTGCCACGACGACCTGGGCCTGGCCATCGCCAACACGCTGGCCGCCATCGAGAACGGCGCCCGCCAGGCCGAGGTCACCGTCAACGGCATCGGCGAGCGGGCCGGCAACGCCGCGCTCGAGGAGCTGGTGATGGCGCTGGCCGTGCGGGCCGATGCCGCCGGCGGCGGCGGCGTGAACACCGGCATCCG from Phycisphaera mikurensis NBRC 102666 carries:
- a CDS encoding D-2-hydroxyacid dehydrogenase, with amino-acid sequence MSQSPRIVVLDGITTVVPGEAGGPTWAPLEAIGPVTVHDRTPPAAVPARVRGAEVVVLNKTFLDAGALAGEAFDACGLIALLSTGTNAVDLDAARGRGITVCNAPAYSTDSVAQHVFALVLGFANRVREHADAVEAGRWSGGADFTFSVAPLTELAGRTLGVVGFGDIGRRVAEIGHAFGMDLLVHSRTRRDAAVPVRWVGRDALFAGADVVSLHCPLTPETAGMVDAAQLGRMKPGALLVNTGRGGLVDETDLAAALRAGGIGGAALDVLTEEPPPADHPLIGCPRCVVTPHIAWATGAARSRLVGLVAGNVQAYLDGEPRNVVS
- a CDS encoding RpiB/LacA/LacB family sugar-phosphate isomerase — protein: MKVAVAADHGGFSHKQRVVEIVRAAGHEAVDLGAHELDPADDYPDFAERVGRAIQRGEAERAILLCGSGVGACIAANKLDGVRASVCHDVYSAHQGVEHDDMNVLCLGARIIGPALLDDLVEAFLKAELAAGERFRRRLDKVAALEAAR
- the lipB gene encoding lipoyl(octanoyl) transferase LipB — protein: MPPGSPPPAPASMLRTEDLGVCPYEEALRIQRAAHAEVAAGGPERLLLVEHPAVITLSRRRGVRRNLLVSEDCLATRRIDLQETDRGGDVTAHGPGQQVVYPILRLADHRLNLSRYMRLLEEAAIATAAAFGVAAHREAGATGVWVARPGSRGGEVQPTAKLCALGVRIAKNTTLHGLAFNVRTDLGIFALIDPCGLGGRPVTSLLDLLGDACPGMDEVREALVGALVDALAAADRGGSGPLPPAVRGDRLPA
- a CDS encoding 2-isopropylmalate synthase, producing MEASPAPSVKIFDTTLRDGEQSPGASLDLREKLEIARQLEKLGVDVIEAGFPITSDGDFEAVRAIADELTGPVVCGLARCVEADIDRAGEAVRGARGGARIHVFCATSKIHREHKLRKGTAEIVALSRRSIERARGFVDDVEFSPEDASRTEPEVLVEICAAAIEAGATTLNLPDTVGYAVPAEYGRIFAMLRAQLPQIDRDGVVLSCHCHDDLGLAIANTLAAIENGARQAEVTVNGIGERAGNAALEELVMALAVRADAAGGGGVNTGIRRREIYKSSRMVSTLTGLSVQRNKAVVGENAFAHESGIHQDGMLKNPETYEIMDPRSIGVPESKLVLGKHSGRAALADRLRDLGIEASGEVLQAVYDRFKTLADRKKEVHDEDLEAIVDDLHASAAGPAGTGRGAWTLHGFQAVANAGTPSFAFVELVDPDGETRREAAFGDGPIEACYSAVQLITGVTASLDRYAHRAVTGGKDAQGEVRVELSTDDGRKARGRGLSTDTIEAAVKAYVAAMNRLATRAAEPASVPAQP